The window GTTGGCCGGGTAGTTGCGCTCCGGCTCCCCTGTGTAGAGCTGCCGCGGACGGCCGATCTTAGTCTGGGGATCGTTGATCATTTCGCGCCACTGGGCAATCCAGCCCGGCAGGCGTCCAATTGCAAAGAGGACAGTGAACATCTTCTCCGGGAAGCCCATGGCCTTGTAAATCAGGCCGGTGTAGAAGTCGACGTTCGGGTACAGCTTGCGCTGGATGAAGTAGTCGTCAGCCAGTGCCTTCTCTTCGAGGCGCATGGCGATGTCCAGCAGTTCATCATTGCCGCCGAGTTTGCCCAGAACTTCGTGTGCCGTTGCCTTGATGATCTTGGCGCGGGGATCGTAGTTCTTGTAGACACGGTGTCCGAAGCCCATGAGGCGGACGCCGTCTTCCTTGTTCTTGACCTTCTCCATGTAGTCCTCGGGCTTGATGCCGTCGGCCTGGATCTGGCGGAGCATCTTCAACACGGCCTCGTTGGCGCCACCGTGTGCGGGGCCGAAGAGGGCGTTGATGCCGGCGGACACCGACGCGAAGAGGTTGGCGTTGGACGAGCCCACAAGACGCACGGTGGACGTGGAGCAGTTCTGCTCGTGGTCTGCGTGCAGGATGAGCAGGAGGTCCAGTGCCTTGACGACTACCGGATCCATTTCATACTGCTCGGCCGGGAGACCGAAGCTCAGGCGCAGGAAGTTCTCCACCAGGTTCATGGAGTTATCCGGGTAAAGCATCGGCTGGCCGATGGACTTCTTGTGCGCGTAGGCCGCGATGACCGGCAGCTTGGCCATCAGGCGGATGGTGGAAACTTCCACGTGCTCCGCGTTGAAGGGATCCAGCGAGTCCTGGTAGAACGTGGACAGCGCGGAAACAGCAGAGGAGAGCACCGGCATGGGGTGGGCGTCACGCGGGAACCCGCCGAAGAAGCCCTTGAGCTCTTCGTGCAGGAGCGTGTGGCGGCGGATCTTCTGATCGAACTCTTCCAACTCCGTGGGGGTGGGAAGGTTGCCGTAGATCAGCAGGTAGGAAACTTCGAGGAAGCTCGAGTGCTGCGCGAGCTGCTCAATGGGATAACCGCGGTAGCGCAGGATGCCTGCGTCGCCGTCGATGTAGGTGATGGCCGAGGTAGTGGCCGCTGTGTTCATGAAGCCGGGGTCATAGGCAACGGCGCCCGTCTGCTTCAGCAGCTTGGAAACGTCGTAGCCTTCGTTTCCTTCTACAACCTTGATGCGCGGCAGTTCGAGTTCGCCGCCGGCATGGCGCAGTGTCGCGCTGGTGGTCTCAGTCATGGAGTCCCCTTCATGAGGCCTCAGGGCCTCTATCGAACGCTTGTCCAACCACCTTCTGGTGCCGCCGCCTTCGGCCCTACTGTTGCAGGGCTCCAACGGCCGAAGTGCTTTCTTAGAGAAGGCCACCATTGATAGTCAGTTAAAAAGCTACCGCCAGTAACCCTACGGAACTAATCCGTACCGTCCGGTTACTGGCGGAATGACGCTATTAGTGGTGCAAGTCACAGCATTGTTATGACGCTGTGGCAAGCCGTTCCACGGCGGCATCAATTCGTTCATCGCTGCCGGTGAGGGCCACCCGAATGAATCCGTTACCGGCGTCTCCATAGAAAACGCCCGGACCCACCACGATACCGAGTTCAGCGAATCGGGCTACCGTGTCCCACGTGGCTTCTCCGGCCGTGGACCAAAGGTAGAGCCCGGCCTTGGATTCGTGGATCGTCAGCCCGAACTTCTCCAGTGCCGGAACAATCCTTTCGCGGCGTCCGCGGTACAGATCCTTCTGGGCCAGCACGTGGCCGGCATCGCCCAGGGCAACGCGCATGGCTTCCTGCACAGGGTAGGGAACGATCATGCCCGCATGCTTGCGGCTGTTGACCAGATTGGCCATGATCGCGGAATCGCCCGCAACGAACGCAGCACGGTATCCCGCAAGATTGGACTGCTTGCTCAGCGAATAAACACACAGCAAGCCATCGGTGGATCCACCACTCACCCGGGGATCCAGGATGCTGGGGACAGCTTTCCCGCCACGTTGTGCGTCCCACTCGCCCCAGCCCAGCTCGGCGTAGCATTCATCCGAGGCCACCACCGCACCGAGTTCGCGGGCCTGGCTCACGATCCGCTGCAGCGACTCAACGTCGCGGACGCTGCCAGTAGGATTCCCCGGTGAATTGATCCAGATCAACCGGACCTTCGCACGGGTGGCCGCATCAAGCTCATCGAGGTCATCGGCAGCAACCGCAGTGGCGCCAGCCAGTGATGCTCCAATATCGTACGTCGGGTAAGCAACGGTGGGCCGTACAACAACATCGCCGGCGCTCAGGCCAAGCAGGAACGGCAACCAGGCCACGAGCTCCTTCGAGCCCACGGTCGGCATGACATCGTTGGGATCGAGTCCGGGGACTCCACGGCGGCTGGCGAACCAGTCCACCACGGATTGGCGCAGGGCCTCGGTTCCGTGCACCGTGGGGTAGCCATGGGCGTCCGAAGCTGCGGTCAGGGCCTCACGGATGAGGCCGGGAGTAGGGTCCACCGGCGTGCCGATGGAAAGATTCACTACGCCACCGGGGTGTTTACCGGCTGTGGCAAGATACGGCGCCATAGCCTCCCACGGGTAGTCAGGCAGGTTCAAGCCGAAAGCCGGCGCCGCGGAAATCAAAGAAACAACCGCCCTTAGTGGTCTTGGTTCTGCGGGGGCAGTGCGGAGATGAACGGGTGGTCCTTACCCGTATTACCGATCTTGGCTGCTCCACCCGGGGAACCGAGGTCGTCGAAGAACTCAACGTTGGCCTTGTAGTAGTCGGCCCACTCTTCCGGGGTGTCATCCTCGTAGTAAATGGCCTCAACAGGGCACACAGGTTCACAGGCACCACAGTCGACACATTCATCGGGGTGGATATAGAGGGAACGCTCACCTTCGTAAATGCAGTCGACAGGGCACTCTTCAATACATGCCTTGTCCTTGACATCCACACACGGCTGCGCGATTACGTACGTCACGTCCCAGACCTCTCCACGGTTTGTCCCGGCGATGGCCGGGGTAACACTGCCGGCATCATGCCGGGCACTCAACTTCCGAGCCTATTATCCAACAGTGCGCTAACGCCAACCTAGCCCGCGTCTTAGTATGAAACGGTGACTCCCCCGAATTTGCCGCCCCAACAATTCCTCCTCAACGCAGAACCGGGAATCCGGGTGGTTGTCAGGTACAGGATCGAAGACGGCCTGACGGACGCTCTGGGCTATCTCGTAGGAACCACGGAAGGCTCCTGTACAGTACGGACCCGCTCGTCCGACGTCGACATTCCGCTGGCAATGGTTATCGCGGCGAAAGAGGTTCCACCTCCGCCGCCGCGCCGGCAGTCCGTACGCGCCGCGTCCGACTGAATGGCAGCCGGCTGATGACCACAAGCATGATTAATGTCACTCCTCCGATGCCAAAAACCCACACGTTCCCCACGGCGTCGCCTGGAATCAACTGCTTGGCAGGACCGGCTGAAGACAAAATGCCGACGACGGCGTAACTCACCACGCCTGCCACCGCCGCCGGCACCACCGAGCGGGACCAGGCAGCGAGCCATAGCTGCGCTGACCCCAGCAGCAGCAACGCTGCGGCCACGCCCCAAGGGAGCTCGACGCCGGCCCAGAGTATGGTCTGACGGTGCAGCCCAGTACCGGCCAAGGCAACGAGAAGAGCCGCCAGTACGGCCGTGGCAATTCCACGGACCGTACCGGCGGCTCTTCTTATCATTCAGCTGTTCCGGACTGGTTCAGACCAGGACGGGCTAGGACTTGGCGCGGGCGCGGTTGGCCTTGGCACGCTCGTTGGAGTCCAGGATGAGCTTGCGGATACGGATATCTTCCGGCGTCACCTCAACGCACTCGTCTTCACGGGCGAATTCGAGGGACTCTTCGAGGGTCAGATCGCGCGGCGGCGTCAGGTTTTCGAAGGAGTCGGAGGAAGCTGCACGCATATTGGTGAGCTTCTTTTCCTTGGTGATGTTGACGTCCATGTCGTCCGCGCGGGAGTTCTCGCCCACGATCATGCCTTCGTAAACCTCGGAGGTGGGCTTCACAAAGAAGGAACCGCGCTCCTGCAAGTTGATCATGGCGAACGGCGTCACAACACCGGCGCGGTCGGCGATCATCGAACCGTTGGTGCGGTACTCGATGGGGCCGGCCCACGGCTCGTAGCCTTCAGAGATGGAGGCAGCGATACCGGCACCGCGGGTGTCCGTGAGGAACTTGGTGCGGAAACCGATCAGGCCACGGGCAGGAACGATGAATTCCATGCGGCACCAACCGGTGCCGTGGTTGGCCATGTTGGTCATGCGGCCCTTGCGGGCAGCCATGAGCTGCGTCACGGAACCGAGGTACTCTTCCGGCACGTCAATGGTCATGTGTTCCATGGGCTCGTGGATCTTGCCATCGACGGTCTTGGTGACAACCTGGGGCTTGCCCACGGTCAACTCGAAGCCTTCGCGACGCATCTGCTCAACCAGGATGGCCAGCGCGAGCTCGCCACGGCCCTGAACTTCCCAAGCGTCGGGACGCTCGGTGGGAAGAACCTTGATGGAGACGTTACCGATCAGCTCCTTGTCCAGGCGATCCTTCACCTGGCGGGCCGTAACCTTGGCGCCCTTGACCTTGCCGGCCAGCGGCGAGGTGTTGATACCGATGGTCATGGAGATCGCGGGATCGTCCACGGTGATCAACGGAAGCGGCTGCGGGTTCTCGGCATCCGTCAGGGTTTCACCAATGGTGATCTCCTCGATGCCGGCAACGGCAACGATTTCACCCGGGCCGGCGGACTCGGCCGGGACACGGGTCAGGGCCTTGGTGGCCAGCAGTTCGGTGATCTTGACGTTCTTGAGCTCACCGTTGGCGCGTGCCCAAGCAACGGTCTGGCCCTTGCGGAGGGTGCCGTTGTAGATGCGGAGCAGGGCGAGGCGGCCAAGGAACGGCGATGCGTCCAGGTTGGTCACGTGTGCCTGCAGCACGCCGTCCGGGTTGTACGTCGGAGCGGGGATGTGCTCAATGATCGTCTTGAAAAGGGGCTCAAGGTCCTCGTTCTCCGGGGCAGAGCCGTTGGCCGGCTGCTCCAGGGATGCGCGGCCAACCTTGGCAGCGGCGTAGACAACGGGAACTTCAAGGACCTTATCCAGGTCCAGGTCCGGAACTTCGTCGGCGAGGTCCGAGGCGAGACCGAGGAGCAGGTCCATGGACTCGTGGACAACTTCGTCGATGCGGGCGTCAGGACGGTCAGTCTTGTTGACCAGGAGGATGACCGGGAGGTGCGCGGCAAGAGCCTTACGGAGCACAAACCGGGTCTGGGGCAGGGGGCCCTCGGAGGAGTCGACCAGAAGGACGACGCCGTCAACCATGGAGAGACCGCGCTCTACCTCGCCACCGAAGTCGGCGTGGCCGGGGGTGTCGATGACGTTGATGGTGATGGTCTCGCCGTTGGACGACGGGCCGTTGTAGGCAACCGTGGTGTTCTTCGCGAGGATGGTAATGCCCTTTTCGCGTTCCAGGTCACCGGAGTCCATGACACGGTCCTCAACCTCACCATGGGAAGCGAAGGAGTTGGTCTGCTTGAGCATGGCGTCGACCAAAGTGGTCTTGCCGTGGTCAACGTGTGCGACGATCGCGACGTTGCGCAGATCGCTCCGCGACGCAGTATTGGTGATGGTTTCAGACATGCGTTAATGACTCGTTTCAGTGGTGAAGTCAGCTGTTTGTATCCGCGCGCATACCTGATCGACTTGATCGGAACACACAGCGAAAAGACCCCGGGAGACAGGGCACCTGCATCCAGTCTAAACGCAGTTGCATTTCTGAGCCTAAAAAGCAAGCTATTCAACCCCTGGATGTGGCACTGCTCACACTCGAATGTTGTTACGTAAACGCAAGTCCAGATGCTGGATTTTCCTGGTCGCGTGCACCATGATGGGCTGCAGAACCAGTGCCACGTGGAGAACAACGATGCGACAAGCTCCGGCCGTGTTCCGCATGCTCGCACCATTGATCGCCGCAGGTGTTCTCTTGGTGGGCTGCGGACCTAGCCCAACGCCAATAATGGCCCCCTCAGGTTCAACCGTGCCCGGGCCCGCGCAGACAGCTGCCGCGGATAAACCGCTGCGGATTGCGCCCGCCCCCAGTTCCCTCAACCTCCCCGTGGGCTCGCTGTACAAGAACCCCGCCAACAACCGCAGCGAACTGGTTCTCGCCGACGTCCGGCACACCGCTGTACTCATTGGCGATTCCCAGTCAATGCCGAAGGACTCCTGGCCGCAGCAGGGCATCGCAGCCATGGGCTACAAATTGCATGTAGTGGGCATGGGCGGCACCGGCTATGTAGCAAGCAATGGGAAGACCGGCAACTACATCGATGCGTTGCAACGCGGTGACTGGGTGCTTCCCTTCGGGGATCCACCGTTGATCGTGATCCAGGGTGGCGGCAATGATGCCACCCAACGTGCCACAGACGCGCAGATCTCCAGCAACGCCGAGCGACTTCTCGCTGCACTGAAGAAGCGCTACCCCGGAACCACCTTGGCCATGATTGGAACCCTTGCCAGGGGTGTGAGCAATGGCGGCGGACGTCGCACAGAAATAGATGCCCTCTTGGGACGCATCGCGGCCAAGCACGCCATACCGTTCGTCAGCGCGGGCGACTGGCTCACCCGCTACAACGCGATCGGGGATCTTCAGGATGGCGTGCATTTGAAGCCTGCCGGGCACGCAAAGCTTGGCGCCGCACTTGCTCGCGAATTCACCGCCCTTGGCCTCACGGCACGCCCGGACAGTTCCGAGCCGGCTAAGTAGCCCGCGGCGTCGTCGTAACGGGCGTTGTCGAAGCGGGCGCTGTGAGGCCCGCTCCGCGTGCTTCATGAGCGCTGAGGCGCGCAAGGCAGGCCCCACAACAAGTGTTTATGAACGGCAAGAGCCGGTGGTTCCCACCAAAGGGAACCACCGGCTCTGTTGCTTCACGGCGAAGGGAACTTACGACGCCGATCAGGCCACGGCAGGTGGCAACAGCAGCGAACCACCCGGAATGGCATCCAGGAGTGCTTGCGTGTAGGCCTCGCGCGGGTTATCGAAGACGTCATCCGTGCTGCCCGTCTCCACCAACTTGCCCTTTTCCATCACGCAGACGTGGTCTGCGATTTGGCGGACGACCGCGAGGTCGTGGGTGATGAACAGGTAGGTCAACCCAAGGTTGTCCTGAAGATCCGCCAACAGGTTGAGCACCTGCGCTTGTACAAGGACGTCGAGTGCTGAGACAGCCTCATCACAGATGATCACTTCGGGGTCCAAGGCCAGGGCTCGTGCAATCGCAATGCGCTGGCGCTGGCCACCTGAGAGCTCGTTGGGGTACCTCTGCATCATGGACTGCGGCAAAGCTACCTGGTCCAAGAGCTCGCGTACCTTCTTCTCCCTGCTGGCCGCGTTACCGATCTTGTGCACGCGCAGCGGCTCTTCAATAGTCCTGAAGATGTTGTACATCGGGTCCAGGGAACCGTAGGGATCCTGGAAGATGGGCTGCACACGGCGACGGAACTTGAACAGCTCCCTGCCCTTGAGCCCCGCTGTGTCCACACCGTCGAAGAGAATTTGTCCCTCAGTGGGTTTCTCCAATTGGAGGACCATTTTGGCAACAGTGGACTTGCCCGATCCGGACTCCCCCACGATCGCTGTGGTGGTCCCGCGCTTGACGGCAAAGCTGACATCGTCAACTGCAGCGAAATCGGACGTTTGGCCGAGGCCCTGACGCAGTTTGTAGATCTTGCGCAGGTTCTTGATCTGGAGGACCTCGTCCTGGGCACGATCCTTCGCAGCCGCTACAGGCGCCAGAAGATCCTCAGCCTCCACTCCCTGCTCCTTGGCCACCTGGATACGGCGGGAAGCCAGTGAAGGAGCAGATTCAACCAGACGACGGGTGTACGGGTGCTGGGGATTGCGCAGCAGATCCAAGGAAGGACCTGCCTCAACCACGTTGCCCTGGTACATGACAATGACTTTGTCAGCCCGCTCGGCGGCCAAGCCGAGGTCGTGGGTAATGAGCAGCACGGAAGTACCCAGCTCAGTGGTCATCTTGTCCAAGTGATCCAGGATCCGGCGCTGCACCGTAACGTCCAACGCCGAGGTTGGCTCGTCGGCAATAAGGAGCTTGGGTTGGCAACTCAGGCCGATGGCGATCAGCGCACGTTGACGCATGCCGCCGGAGAATTCGTGTGGATACTGCTTGGCACGCCGCGCAGCGTCCGGGAGGCCCGCTTCAGCAAGGACGCGGGCAACGTCCTCGGGGCCGTCGGGTCGACCGTTGGCCTTCAGGGTTTCGCGTACCTGGTAGCCAATCTTCCACACTGGGTTCAGGTTGGACATCGGATCCTGGGGAACCATGCCGATGTGGCTGCCACGGAGCTCGATCATCCGCTTCTCCGAAGCGTGCGCGATGTCTTCGCCGTCGAGCAAAATCTGCCCGGATGAGACGCGTCCGTTGTTGGGCAGCAGGCCGATGGCGGCCAGCGCCGTCGTCGACTTTCCTGAACCCGACTCCCCCACAATGGCAACAGTTTCGCCCGGCATGATGGAGAGGTGGGCGTTCTTTACTGCCTTAACCTCTCCGGAACCGGTCTTGAAAGTGATGGCCAAGTCCTTGATTTCCAAGATGGGCCGCACTTGTGCAGTGGCTTCATCAATTCTGATGTTTGCAGAAGTCATGTTCGCCTCCTTAGCGCTGACGGCTCTTGGGATCAAGAGCATCGCGGACGGCGTCGCCAAGCATGATGAAGCTCAGGACGGTGATGGACAGGGCGGCTGCCGGGTAAAGCAGGATACCCGGGTTGGTACGGATGGACGCGTTGGCCGCGGAGATGTCATTACCCCACGACATTACGCTGCCGGGCAACCCGACACCCAGGAAGGACAGGGTAGCTTCAAGCACAATGAAAACGCCCAGTTCCAGGGTGGCGAGGACAATCACGGGCGCCAAAGCGTTCGGCAGCGCATGCTTCACCAAGGCCCCGAACTTGGAAACACCCAGTGACCGGGCCGCCGTGACGAAGTCCGCGTTTCGCACCTCAATGACGGCACCTCTGGTGATTCGCGCCATTTGGGGCCACGCGAGCAGCGAAATTGTCAGGACCACTGTCCAGACGCTCCGATTCTCACGGAACAGCGGCAGCTGCGTGATGACCAAAGCGCCGAGGATGATCGGCAAGGCAAAGAAGATATCGCCGAGACGAGCGAGAACAGAATCCAACCAGCCACCGTAGTAGCCAGCCAGTGCACCCAAGGTGACACCGATGATGACTACAGCGAGCACGGACAGTACGCCGACGGACAAGGAGGCCTGCGTACCGTGGATCACGCGCGAGTAAACGTCGCAACCCTGAAGTGTGAAACCGAGCGGATGGCCCGCAGTGGGCCCTCCCTCGGAATTAGCCAACTGGCAATCGTTGTCGGGTGCCACGCTGGTGAAGAGACCCGGGAAAAGCGCAACGACTACAAGCAGCAGGATCAGCAGCGACGAAACGATGAACATGGGGCGGCGGCGGAGCTTGCGCCACGCGTCTGCCCAGAGGCTGAGGGGTGCCTGATCCGTTTTCACAGCATCGGTGGCCAGAAGCGGTGTCTCCTCGACGGGAGCTACGAAGTGTTCAGTATTACTGGTCATAGCGGATCCTCGGGTCAAGCCAGGCGTAAAGGAGGTCAACCAAGAGGTTGGTAATGACGAAAACAAGCACCAGGACACTCACGATCGCGACGATGGTAGGACCCTCGCTTCGCTGGATGGCTTGGAAGAGCTTGTTTCCCACTCCGGGAACGTTGAAGATGCCCTCAGTAACGATGGCGCCGCCCATAAGCCCGCCAAGGTTGGCACCCAAATAGGTCACCACAGGGATCAATGAGTTCCTGAGAATGTGAGCAATCACGACGCGGGGCCGGGAAAGGCCCTTGGCAGTGGCGGTGCGCACGTAGTCCGCGTTCATGTTCTCGCTGACAGAGGCGCGCGTCAGGCGAAGTACGTAGGCGAAGGAAACAAGCCCCAACACAACGGCAGGAAGGATCAGGTTGCCCCAATCAGCGTTTGCACCCACTGTTGGTTTTGCCCAGCCGAGCTGGACACCGAACACGAGCTGGAAAACGAAGCCCAAAACGAAGGTGGGGACCGCAATCACCAGAAGCGAAACGACCAGAACGGTGGAGTCGAAGAGCTTGCCCTTTTTGAGACCTGCGAAAACACCGAAGGCGATGCCGAACACGGCTTGGATGATGAGGGCTTCAATGGCGAGCATCGCCGTGACGGGGAAAGCCCTGGCAAGTGAGTCGGCAATGGGCTGCTGGGTGAAGTCAACGCCGAGGTTGAAGGTGAACAAGTTCTTGATGAAAAGTCCGTACTGAACCCAGAACGGCTGGTCCAGGTTGTACTGGGCCCGCAAGGCGTCGATGACGCTCTGCGGTGGCTGGCGATCCCCGAAGAGAGCGGCAATGGGGTCACCGGGTAGTGCGAAGACCATGTAATAGACGAGGAGCGTGGTCCCCAGGAAAACCGGGATGACCTGGAGAAGTCTACGTAAAATGAAGCGAACCACGGGTCACCCCTCTCCGTTGGTCGGGCTTTGGAATGTCATGTGTGCCTTCCTGCCAAGCAAGCAAGGGGGGCCCGGCGCATTGGCCGGACCCCCTCTGCACTAAGGCAAGTTCAGATCCTGAGGACTACTTGGCCTCGATGTCGAAGTAACGGATGCCGCCATTCCAGCCGGTTTCAGCTGAGACAACGTTGTTGCTCCAAACGATCGGGGTTGCCCGGTACCACAGGGGCAAGCCCGGGAGGTCCTTGAACAGGACTTCTTGTGCCTCGTTGAACTTCTTGTTGGCGTCTTCCGGGGTCTTGGCTGCAAGGCCTTCCTTAAGGAGCTTGTCGAACTCAGCGTTCGAGTACTTCTCGTAGTTGGACGATGCGTTGGTTGCCCACACCGGTCCAAGGAAGTTGTAGAGCGACGGGTAGTCACCCTGCCAGCCGGCGCGGGTCAGGCCCGGCAGGGACTGCGACTTACGCAGATCCAGAACTTCAGCGAACTTGGCGAAGGGCTGGATTTCGGCCTGGATACCAAGGTTGTTCTTGAAGGCGTTGGCAACGGCGTCGATCCATTCCTTGTTGCCACCATCAGTGTTGGAGGCAATGAGGAGCGGCTTAGAACCGTCGTACGGCTTGATCTTTTCGGCCTCGGCCCAGAGATCCTTGGCCTTCTGAGCATCAAACTTCAGGACATCGCTGCCCGGAATGGCGTCGTTGTAGCCGTCGAGGACGGGAGCCGTGAACTCGGTTGCAGGAGTGCGTGTGCCGTTGAAGATGACCTTGGTGATCTCTTCACGGTTGATGGCGTGGGACAGAGCCTGACGACGCAGCAGACCGGCTTCACCCTGGAAGTTCGGGTTGTAGCCCGGGATGTTCAGGGTGGCGTTGTTGGCGTTGGGGCGCGTGGAGTTACGGTCCGGGAAGTCCGTGGTGTAGGTCTTCAGCGCGTTCGATGGAACAACGTCAGTAATGTCCAGGTTATCGGCCTGAAGGTCCGTGTATGCCGGGCCCGGATCGGTGTAGAACTTGAAGGTTACGCCGCCGTTTTTGGCAGCACGCGGGCCGGTGTAGTCAGCGTTCTTGACCAAGGAGATGGACTGGTCGTGTACCCAGGCACCTTCCTTCTCGAACTTGTACGGGCCGTTGCCGATGGGGTTCTCGCCGAACTTCTTGGGGTCCTTCAGAGCCTCGGAAGGCAGGGGGTAGAAGGCAGAGTAACCCAGGCGCAGGGACCAGTCAGCCTCGGGCTGAGCGAGCTTGACTGTGATGGTCTGGTCGTCAGTCGCGGCCAGGCCGGACATCGTCTGAGCCGTGGGTGCCGGTGTGGACGTCTTCTTGCCGTCGGCGCCCGTGGTCTCGGTGACTGCACTGACA is drawn from Arthrobacter sp. 31Y and contains these coding sequences:
- a CDS encoding citrate synthase yields the protein MTETTSATLRHAGGELELPRIKVVEGNEGYDVSKLLKQTGAVAYDPGFMNTAATTSAITYIDGDAGILRYRGYPIEQLAQHSSFLEVSYLLIYGNLPTPTELEEFDQKIRRHTLLHEELKGFFGGFPRDAHPMPVLSSAVSALSTFYQDSLDPFNAEHVEVSTIRLMAKLPVIAAYAHKKSIGQPMLYPDNSMNLVENFLRLSFGLPAEQYEMDPVVVKALDLLLILHADHEQNCSTSTVRLVGSSNANLFASVSAGINALFGPAHGGANEAVLKMLRQIQADGIKPEDYMEKVKNKEDGVRLMGFGHRVYKNYDPRAKIIKATAHEVLGKLGGNDELLDIAMRLEEKALADDYFIQRKLYPNVDFYTGLIYKAMGFPEKMFTVLFAIGRLPGWIAQWREMINDPQTKIGRPRQLYTGEPERNYPAN
- the dapC gene encoding succinyldiaminopimelate transaminase, producing the protein MISAAPAFGLNLPDYPWEAMAPYLATAGKHPGGVVNLSIGTPVDPTPGLIREALTAASDAHGYPTVHGTEALRQSVVDWFASRRGVPGLDPNDVMPTVGSKELVAWLPFLLGLSAGDVVVRPTVAYPTYDIGASLAGATAVAADDLDELDAATRAKVRLIWINSPGNPTGSVRDVESLQRIVSQARELGAVVASDECYAELGWGEWDAQRGGKAVPSILDPRVSGGSTDGLLCVYSLSKQSNLAGYRAAFVAGDSAIMANLVNSRKHAGMIVPYPVQEAMRVALGDAGHVLAQKDLYRGRRERIVPALEKFGLTIHESKAGLYLWSTAGEATWDTVARFAELGIVVGPGVFYGDAGNGFIRVALTGSDERIDAAVERLATAS
- the fdxA gene encoding ferredoxin, yielding MTYVIAQPCVDVKDKACIEECPVDCIYEGERSLYIHPDECVDCGACEPVCPVEAIYYEDDTPEEWADYYKANVEFFDDLGSPGGAAKIGNTGKDHPFISALPPQNQDH
- the typA gene encoding translational GTPase TypA; this translates as MSETITNTASRSDLRNVAIVAHVDHGKTTLVDAMLKQTNSFASHGEVEDRVMDSGDLEREKGITILAKNTTVAYNGPSSNGETITINVIDTPGHADFGGEVERGLSMVDGVVLLVDSSEGPLPQTRFVLRKALAAHLPVILLVNKTDRPDARIDEVVHESMDLLLGLASDLADEVPDLDLDKVLEVPVVYAAAKVGRASLEQPANGSAPENEDLEPLFKTIIEHIPAPTYNPDGVLQAHVTNLDASPFLGRLALLRIYNGTLRKGQTVAWARANGELKNVKITELLATKALTRVPAESAGPGEIVAVAGIEEITIGETLTDAENPQPLPLITVDDPAISMTIGINTSPLAGKVKGAKVTARQVKDRLDKELIGNVSIKVLPTERPDAWEVQGRGELALAILVEQMRREGFELTVGKPQVVTKTVDGKIHEPMEHMTIDVPEEYLGSVTQLMAARKGRMTNMANHGTGWCRMEFIVPARGLIGFRTKFLTDTRGAGIAASISEGYEPWAGPIEYRTNGSMIADRAGVVTPFAMINLQERGSFFVKPTSEVYEGMIVGENSRADDMDVNITKEKKLTNMRAASSDSFENLTPPRDLTLEESLEFAREDECVEVTPEDIRIRKLILDSNERAKANRARAKS
- a CDS encoding SGNH/GDSL hydrolase family protein, with translation MLLRKRKSRCWIFLVACTMMGCRTSATWRTTMRQAPAVFRMLAPLIAAGVLLVGCGPSPTPIMAPSGSTVPGPAQTAAADKPLRIAPAPSSLNLPVGSLYKNPANNRSELVLADVRHTAVLIGDSQSMPKDSWPQQGIAAMGYKLHVVGMGGTGYVASNGKTGNYIDALQRGDWVLPFGDPPLIVIQGGGNDATQRATDAQISSNAERLLAALKKRYPGTTLAMIGTLARGVSNGGGRRTEIDALLGRIAAKHAIPFVSAGDWLTRYNAIGDLQDGVHLKPAGHAKLGAALAREFTALGLTARPDSSEPAK
- a CDS encoding dipeptide ABC transporter ATP-binding protein, with protein sequence MTSANIRIDEATAQVRPILEIKDLAITFKTGSGEVKAVKNAHLSIMPGETVAIVGESGSGKSTTALAAIGLLPNNGRVSSGQILLDGEDIAHASEKRMIELRGSHIGMVPQDPMSNLNPVWKIGYQVRETLKANGRPDGPEDVARVLAEAGLPDAARRAKQYPHEFSGGMRQRALIAIGLSCQPKLLIADEPTSALDVTVQRRILDHLDKMTTELGTSVLLITHDLGLAAERADKVIVMYQGNVVEAGPSLDLLRNPQHPYTRRLVESAPSLASRRIQVAKEQGVEAEDLLAPVAAAKDRAQDEVLQIKNLRKIYKLRQGLGQTSDFAAVDDVSFAVKRGTTTAIVGESGSGKSTVAKMVLQLEKPTEGQILFDGVDTAGLKGRELFKFRRRVQPIFQDPYGSLDPMYNIFRTIEEPLRVHKIGNAASREKKVRELLDQVALPQSMMQRYPNELSGGQRQRIAIARALALDPEVIICDEAVSALDVLVQAQVLNLLADLQDNLGLTYLFITHDLAVVRQIADHVCVMEKGKLVETGSTDDVFDNPREAYTQALLDAIPGGSLLLPPAVA
- a CDS encoding ABC transporter permease; the protein is MTSNTEHFVAPVEETPLLATDAVKTDQAPLSLWADAWRKLRRRPMFIVSSLLILLLVVVALFPGLFTSVAPDNDCQLANSEGGPTAGHPLGFTLQGCDVYSRVIHGTQASLSVGVLSVLAVVIIGVTLGALAGYYGGWLDSVLARLGDIFFALPIILGALVITQLPLFRENRSVWTVVLTISLLAWPQMARITRGAVIEVRNADFVTAARSLGVSKFGALVKHALPNALAPVIVLATLELGVFIVLEATLSFLGVGLPGSVMSWGNDISAANASIRTNPGILLYPAAALSITVLSFIMLGDAVRDALDPKSRQR
- a CDS encoding ABC transporter permease, whose product is MVRFILRRLLQVIPVFLGTTLLVYYMVFALPGDPIAALFGDRQPPQSVIDALRAQYNLDQPFWVQYGLFIKNLFTFNLGVDFTQQPIADSLARAFPVTAMLAIEALIIQAVFGIAFGVFAGLKKGKLFDSTVLVVSLLVIAVPTFVLGFVFQLVFGVQLGWAKPTVGANADWGNLILPAVVLGLVSFAYVLRLTRASVSENMNADYVRTATAKGLSRPRVVIAHILRNSLIPVVTYLGANLGGLMGGAIVTEGIFNVPGVGNKLFQAIQRSEGPTIVAIVSVLVLVFVITNLLVDLLYAWLDPRIRYDQ